The genomic region CGAGTACCAGGACTGGACCGAGGCGTTTGTCCCACCGTCGAACCCGACCGGGGCGCTCTTTCAATTGTTCGAGTATCACGACAGCTACGACGCTGAGCGGCCGCCCGCCGAGAAACTCTACGTCGATGGAAGCCGACTCGATGGCTGATATCTGCAACGGTTCGCTCTCGGGAAACGGAGTCGAACGGGAACAGCAGGAGCGACGCTATCAGTCGTCTCTTTCGTCGAGCTGGACCGTTTCCTCGACAATCATTCGGGGGCCGGCCTCCAGGTCGATAAACTCAGCCGCGTCAGCCTGGACCGTCTCGGCGAGGTCGGAATCAAACGCCTCGCTGAGTGCGTCCATGTCCTCGAAATAGAGCTCAAGCACGCCGTCGTAGGCTGCACGCTCCGGGTCTGTCGGCACAGACGTCACGTAGCGTTGCAGTCCCGGCAGGTCCTTCGCCAGCTCCGAGTGGTCGCCCTGCCATCGGTCAGCGAACTCCTCGTGGGTGTAGCTATCTCTCCGGACGAGCAGATCGACGATTTTCACCATGCGTTCCCCGTGTCGCCCCGGAGTGGCTTTTACTTACCGATCAGACAGGGCTGCCACCGATTCAAGCTACTCGAACAAAACACTTGTAAGCCAATTAGTCATGTGTGTACGTATGGCAATCCCGCCCGCTGTCAACAGGCCGGTCGGAACGATTGAGCGAGCGATCGAGATTATAGAGTATCTCAAGGAACACGACACGGCCACCGTGTCGGAGATGACGGCCCACCTCGACTGTGCGAAGAGTACAACGCACAGATACCTGAAGACGCTCGCGGCCAACAGCCTCCTCGTCGAGGACGACAACGAGTATCAGCTCGGTATCCGCTTTCTGGACTACGGCGAAGTGGCGCGGAACAAATACCGGCTCTACGACG from Haloarcula hispanica ATCC 33960 harbors:
- a CDS encoding EthD domain-containing protein, whose amino-acid sequence is MVKIVDLLVRRDSYTHEEFADRWQGDHSELAKDLPGLQRYVTSVPTDPERAAYDGVLELYFEDMDALSEAFDSDLAETVQADAAEFIDLEAGPRMIVEETVQLDERDD